In Piliocolobus tephrosceles isolate RC106 chromosome 12, ASM277652v3, whole genome shotgun sequence, one DNA window encodes the following:
- the LOC111536682 gene encoding uncharacterized protein LOC111536682 gives MACIWGTGEQQASELGSSHICAVPALYCPSFGTGLREKPELAHPVASGAVFPAPPQGFPVSAKPVPQPGFHVSFASVWELCACVRVFVEEGSFLSNGLRKGKECSLQPPGSLGQEYGPRRTVCGADQLAASTRNSRDPVTPTSGSPCPQYLVLYTKDDLAHLPPRGTTVMRSSVSL, from the exons ATGGCCTGTATTTGGGGCACTGGGGAGCAGCAGGCATCTGAACTG GGTAGCTCTCATATCTGCGCAGTGCCAGCCCTCTACTGCCCCAGCTTTGGTACAGGACTGAGGGAGAAGCCGGAGCTTGCACACCCAGTGGCCAGCGGGGCTGTCTTCCCAGCTCCTCCTCAGGGCTTTCCTGTCAGTGCCAAGCCAGTTCCCCAGCCAGGTTTCCATGTGTCATTTGCCAGCGTGTGGGAGCTCTGCGCGTGTGTGAGGGTGTTTGTAGAAGAGGGCAGTTTCCTTTCAAATGGCCTCAGGAAGGGAAAAGAGTGCTCCCTTCAGCCCCCAGGTAGCCTTGGCCAGGAATATGGGCCGAGGAGAACAGTCTGTGGAGCTGACCAACTTGCGGCATCCACTCGAAATAGCAGAGACCCAGTCACGCCTACTTCCGGTTCTCCTTGCCCTCAGTATTTGGTTTTGTACACCAAAGATGATCTGGCCCATCTTCCTCCCAGAGGCACAACAGTAATGCGTTCCTCTGTCAGCCTGTGA